One window of the Candidatus Zixiibacteriota bacterium genome contains the following:
- the lipA gene encoding Lipoyl synthase — MDTITNDGVSVSELTRRPEDRNGRQRLPEWLKITANFTPEYFRIKEILSRNRLHSVCQEASCPNIRECFGEGTATFLIMGPNCTRGCRFCDITSARPLGLDLEEPARLAAVVAELKLKQVVITSVTRDDLPDGGASIFARTIELLRRQDKDVRIEVLIPDLKGDRDSVATVLLAAPEVFAHNVETVSRLYKRVRPGAILERSLSVLKMADQFHPRPVVKTGFMLGLGETLSEIEELFHQIYDTGTQIVTVGQYLRPSPKHLPIEKYYRPDEFKEIAAIGRRIGFAHVEAGPLVRSSYRAFNQSKGILGERQFE, encoded by the coding sequence ATGGATACTATTACAAATGACGGGGTGTCAGTCTCGGAACTGACCCGGCGGCCTGAAGATCGGAATGGTCGTCAGCGTTTGCCGGAATGGTTGAAGATAACCGCGAATTTCACCCCGGAATATTTTCGCATAAAAGAGATTTTGTCACGCAACCGCCTGCACTCGGTCTGTCAGGAGGCATCCTGCCCGAACATTCGTGAATGCTTCGGGGAAGGGACGGCCACTTTTCTTATCATGGGGCCGAATTGCACGCGTGGCTGCCGCTTCTGCGATATTACCTCCGCCCGCCCGCTGGGACTCGATCTTGAGGAGCCGGCGCGTCTCGCGGCGGTGGTGGCGGAGTTGAAATTGAAGCAAGTGGTCATCACATCGGTGACCAGAGATGACCTGCCGGATGGAGGAGCCTCTATTTTTGCCCGGACTATAGAGCTCCTCCGGAGGCAGGATAAAGATGTGCGGATCGAGGTCCTTATACCGGATTTGAAAGGCGACCGGGATTCGGTGGCAACTGTCTTGCTGGCCGCTCCCGAAGTTTTTGCCCATAATGTTGAAACAGTCAGTCGCCTGTATAAAAGAGTCCGTCCCGGGGCGATTCTGGAGCGCTCCTTGTCAGTGTTAAAAATGGCCGATCAATTCCATCCCCGTCCCGTGGTCAAAACCGGATTCATGCTCGGCTTGGGGGAGACTCTGAGTGAAATCGAGGAGCTGTTTCATCAGATCTATGACACCGGGACACAGATTGTGACTGTCGGACAGTATCTCCGCCCGTCGCCCAAACACCTGCCGATCGAAAAATATTACCGCCCCGATGAATTCAAAGAAATTGCCGCGATCGGCCGGCGTATCGGTTTCGCGCACGTTGAGGCCGGGCCGCTGGTGCGCTCGTCGTATAGGGCCTTTAATCAGTCAAAGGGGATTTTGGGAGAGCGACAGTTTGAATAA
- a CDS encoding hypothetical protein (Evidence 5 : Unknown function) translates to MKGFRTWNFDNCPKYSPPYGHIFLFAAKRLYYNVFRYYLVRQKCAKNAFQGRNLSRAAQLILKEFDNN, encoded by the coding sequence TTGAAAGGATTTAGAACCTGGAATTTTGATAATTGCCCGAAATATTCCCCACCTTACGGGCATATCTTCTTGTTTGCTGCTAAGCGCCTCTACTACAATGTCTTCCGGTATTATTTGGTCCGCCAAAAATGCGCTAAAAATGCTTTTCAGGGAAGGAATTTGAGCCGGGCGGCGCAACTTATTTTGAAAGAGTTCGATAATAATTAA
- the pdxT gene encoding Glutamine amidotransferase subunit PdxT codes for MLTGLKVGVLALQGDFERHLYRLRALGVVGLEIRHFNDLNNLDGLIIPGGESTTMNLLLDRFALREPLAEFCRIKGVWGTCAGMIMLAREVDDKRIRPLGIIDISVQRNAYGRQAHSFHTSLLAQLNGHPAELSASFIRAPQVVASGNEVRVLAEFDGKPVLLAQRNCLVSSFHTELNDDLTLTKYYLENFVSVFK; via the coding sequence ATGCTGACCGGCCTTAAAGTAGGGGTGCTGGCCCTGCAGGGCGATTTCGAAAGGCATCTATACCGCCTCCGGGCCCTGGGAGTTGTCGGTCTCGAAATTCGTCACTTCAATGATCTAAACAATCTCGACGGTCTTATTATCCCCGGCGGGGAATCGACTACCATGAACCTCCTGCTCGACCGTTTTGCCCTGCGTGAGCCGTTGGCCGAATTCTGCCGAATCAAAGGAGTCTGGGGGACCTGTGCCGGAATGATAATGCTGGCCCGCGAAGTTGACGACAAACGGATCCGGCCATTAGGAATCATCGACATTTCGGTCCAGCGCAACGCCTATGGCCGGCAGGCTCATTCTTTCCATACCTCTCTATTGGCGCAGCTGAACGGCCATCCGGCGGAACTCTCGGCTTCGTTTATTCGGGCCCCGCAGGTCGTCGCCTCCGGCAATGAGGTCCGGGTGCTCGCTGAATTCGACGGGAAACCGGTCCTCCTGGCCCAGCGAAATTGCCTGGTAAGTTCCTTCCATACAGAGTTAAATGACGATTTGACCCTGACCAAATATTATCTCGAAAACTTCGTATCAGTCTTTAAATAG
- a CDS encoding membrane hypothetical protein (Evidence 5 : Unknown function) → MFGLKELSFNFLTGHPLLTGLFLLLMILMSVYLYRRTNPPLPRAIRILLAALRIVAVLALFLALFEPVAAFRRDYESKPRLTILIDESRSMNIVEKGKSREERIDSLLSSPAFIQFADQFEIVKKPFAGGLIEKSASASLDETAIGDAMKELSEEELATKSEYWLMLSDGISNRGISPIDEAVRVKTPVFTVGMGDLVSGKDVTISGFDYNHLVFAGKPTEVKVKLSWSGMNNDNGRIEIKSGSKVLQSKEIKLAPGDLQEDVPLSFTPERPGQQTFQVIISPLEGELSTDNNMRSFSMTVLKSKLKVLLAADHIDWEYAFLNRFLLNAENVDLNSSVTGKGGGALGVPFPSRQEELNQYDFIILYDINIDQFASRAPLIKSFLADKGGGLLAILGENYLKARFPRWIDEYLPFASKQKGNILYVKFNGKPSENYLFHPAVRLSDSRQAIRDSWGNLPPFETLVPIDTVMPGGEVLVSSGFSSGRGTIPVAGYRNIGGGKVLALDAAPFWHWAFYGYGFGREAAEYNTLFGGIVNWLGMKEDSDPIQIGPDKPVYTRGEKVGFRATVYDLGYRPITGVSGNITLMNEDGKDSTIASLVEQGDGKYRADFDMVPPGRFKYVAVLEKDEKKLRETDGEIAVESYQIEDYQSRPDFGALTRISQMTGGAFYPLDKVDSLYSRLDHRPIQNSVQSELVIWNKFWLLAIFVLALGAEWLLRKRFELL, encoded by the coding sequence ATGTTTGGTTTGAAGGAGTTGTCATTTAATTTTCTCACCGGCCATCCGCTTCTGACGGGCTTGTTTCTCCTTTTGATGATTCTGATGTCGGTTTATCTGTATCGGCGCACCAATCCGCCTTTGCCCCGGGCCATTAGAATATTATTGGCGGCTTTGAGAATTGTCGCGGTGCTGGCCCTGTTTCTGGCCCTCTTCGAACCGGTGGCGGCTTTCAGGCGCGATTATGAAAGTAAACCCCGCCTGACGATTCTCATCGATGAGTCCCGGAGCATGAATATCGTGGAAAAAGGCAAAAGCCGGGAAGAGCGTATAGATTCTCTTCTATCTTCGCCGGCCTTTATCCAATTTGCCGATCAATTCGAGATTGTGAAAAAACCTTTCGCCGGCGGCTTGATCGAAAAAAGCGCGAGTGCAAGTCTTGACGAGACCGCTATCGGCGATGCCATGAAAGAGCTTTCCGAAGAAGAACTGGCAACTAAATCAGAATACTGGCTGATGCTTTCGGACGGCATATCAAACCGCGGCATTTCGCCGATCGATGAAGCCGTGCGGGTCAAAACTCCCGTTTTTACCGTCGGTATGGGGGATTTGGTGAGCGGCAAGGATGTGACCATATCCGGATTTGACTACAACCATCTCGTTTTCGCCGGGAAACCGACAGAAGTTAAGGTGAAATTGAGTTGGAGCGGAATGAATAACGATAACGGCCGGATTGAAATTAAAAGCGGTTCCAAAGTTCTCCAATCCAAAGAGATTAAACTGGCCCCGGGTGACTTGCAGGAAGATGTCCCGCTTTCATTCACCCCGGAGCGCCCCGGTCAACAGACCTTTCAGGTTATAATCAGTCCTCTGGAAGGTGAATTATCGACCGATAATAATATGCGATCCTTTTCGATGACCGTCCTTAAAAGCAAATTGAAAGTTCTCCTGGCCGCCGACCATATCGATTGGGAATACGCCTTTCTGAATCGCTTTCTTTTAAATGCCGAAAATGTCGATCTAAATTCCTCGGTGACTGGAAAGGGCGGGGGGGCTCTTGGGGTGCCGTTTCCCTCCAGACAGGAAGAACTGAATCAGTATGACTTCATAATCCTGTATGATATCAATATTGACCAGTTCGCGTCCCGGGCGCCGCTCATTAAATCATTCCTGGCCGACAAGGGCGGCGGCCTCCTGGCCATTCTGGGGGAAAATTATCTTAAGGCCCGATTCCCCCGGTGGATCGATGAATATCTGCCCTTTGCGTCCAAACAAAAGGGTAATATTCTTTACGTAAAATTCAATGGTAAGCCCTCTGAAAACTACCTCTTTCATCCGGCCGTCCGCCTGTCAGACAGCCGTCAGGCGATCCGCGATAGCTGGGGCAATCTCCCCCCTTTCGAAACGCTGGTTCCGATTGATACCGTAATGCCGGGAGGCGAGGTTTTGGTGTCATCGGGATTCTCGTCGGGTCGGGGTACAATTCCTGTTGCCGGCTATCGCAATATCGGCGGCGGAAAAGTTCTTGCCCTGGATGCGGCGCCATTTTGGCACTGGGCCTTTTATGGCTATGGATTCGGCCGTGAAGCGGCCGAATATAATACATTGTTCGGGGGCATCGTAAACTGGCTGGGAATGAAAGAGGACTCCGATCCGATTCAGATCGGCCCCGATAAGCCGGTCTATACGCGCGGGGAAAAAGTCGGTTTCCGCGCCACTGTCTATGATCTCGGCTATCGTCCCATTACCGGCGTTTCGGGCAACATCACTTTGATGAACGAAGACGGCAAAGATTCGACAATTGCTTCTTTGGTTGAGCAGGGCGACGGAAAATATCGCGCCGATTTCGATATGGTGCCGCCGGGGCGGTTTAAATATGTTGCGGTTTTGGAGAAGGATGAAAAGAAGTTGCGGGAGACCGACGGGGAAATAGCGGTGGAATCGTATCAAATTGAGGATTATCAGAGCCGTCCCGATTTTGGCGCCCTGACCCGCATTTCACAGATGACCGGGGGGGCATTCTATCCTCTGGATAAAGTCGATTCTCTTTATTCCCGATTGGATCATCGCCCCATTCAAAACTCGGTCCAAAGCGAACTGGTAATTTGGAATAAATTCTGGCTTTTGGCGATTTTTGTCCTGGCCCTGGGGGCGGAATGGCTCCTGCGTAAGCGTTTCGAGCTTCTTTAA
- the pdxS gene encoding Pyridoxal biosynthesis lyase PdxS, translating into MDFENKEYKIRVGLAEMLKGGVIMDVINPEQAKIAEQAGACAVMALERVPADIRAEGGVARMADPAIIEGIKKAVSIPVMAKCRIGHFAEAEVLQSLEVDFIDESEVLTPADYKYHIDKWRFRVPFVCGCRNLGEALRRISEGAAMIRTKGEAGTGDISEAVKHLREINSVMKRLTVMSPEELNGAAKELASPIELVQTVARLGKLPVPNFAAGGVATPADAALVMKLGAEAVFVGSGIFKSSNPEKRAKAIVTATAQYNNPDVVAECSRGLGEAMKGITAAAIPEENLLQVR; encoded by the coding sequence ATGGATTTTGAAAATAAAGAGTACAAAATTCGGGTGGGCCTGGCCGAAATGCTCAAAGGCGGAGTGATTATGGATGTGATCAATCCGGAACAGGCAAAAATCGCCGAGCAGGCCGGGGCTTGTGCCGTAATGGCTCTCGAGCGGGTCCCCGCCGATATCAGAGCGGAAGGGGGCGTGGCCCGGATGGCCGACCCTGCAATTATTGAGGGTATAAAAAAGGCGGTTTCGATTCCGGTGATGGCCAAGTGTCGTATTGGGCATTTCGCCGAAGCGGAGGTCCTGCAGTCGCTGGAAGTCGATTTCATCGATGAATCCGAGGTTCTGACCCCGGCCGATTACAAGTATCATATCGACAAATGGCGTTTTCGCGTTCCTTTTGTCTGTGGCTGCCGCAACCTGGGTGAAGCGCTGAGGCGCATCTCCGAGGGCGCCGCCATGATTCGCACCAAGGGAGAAGCCGGAACCGGTGACATTTCGGAAGCCGTCAAGCATCTCCGCGAAATCAATTCGGTAATGAAACGGCTGACCGTCATGTCGCCTGAGGAACTGAATGGAGCCGCCAAGGAACTGGCGTCGCCGATCGAATTGGTGCAGACGGTGGCCCGCCTGGGAAAATTGCCGGTGCCAAATTTTGCCGCGGGCGGAGTCGCCACCCCGGCTGATGCCGCCTTGGTCATGAAATTGGGCGCCGAAGCGGTTTTTGTCGGAAGTGGAATATTCAAATCATCGAATCCGGAAAAAAGGGCTAAAGCCATTGTCACGGCCACCGCGCAGTACAACAATCCTGATGTCGTGGCGGAGTGCAGCCGGGGATTGGGTGAAGCGATGAAAGGGATCACCGCGGCCGCGATCCCGGAAGAAAATCTGCTTCAAGTGCGATAA
- a CDS encoding conserved hypothetical protein (Evidence 4 : Unknown function but conserved in other organisms), with protein MDGERYKNIVKPIESDLSLFDNRLASYLAGDSPLITSIAQHLMRSRGKRIRPAILFLSSRAGEFFTEHTIDGSLAIELIHTATLLHDDVVDNADMRRGLETVNNKWTNLISVLMGDYLFAKAFRLMVKTESMELIEAISTATERVSVGELRQLEETSNYDLSEEEYLKIIADKTASLFAVSCSAGPILARKDGKIKNDFNLFGEKIGTAFQIADDLLDYVGDKRITGKEPGNDVVTGKVTLPLIYSLRHGEKSKSREILRLLGNGISKGGFQTVLNYVIESGGIEYASRRAAQIAQEGLTMVSGLTNSVYYNALLGMVDYSTSRSV; from the coding sequence ATGGATGGAGAGAGATATAAAAATATAGTAAAACCGATCGAATCGGATCTTTCCCTTTTCGACAACCGGCTGGCCTCCTATTTGGCCGGAGATTCCCCATTGATTACCTCGATCGCCCAGCATCTCATGAGAAGCCGGGGTAAACGTATCCGCCCGGCGATCCTTTTCCTGTCTTCACGAGCCGGGGAATTTTTCACCGAACATACTATCGACGGCTCGCTGGCCATTGAATTGATTCATACCGCCACCCTTCTCCACGACGATGTCGTTGACAACGCCGATATGCGGCGGGGTCTGGAAACGGTGAACAACAAGTGGACCAACCTTATTTCGGTCCTCATGGGGGATTATCTTTTCGCCAAGGCGTTCCGGCTGATGGTCAAAACGGAATCGATGGAATTGATCGAGGCTATTTCGACCGCCACGGAGCGGGTTTCGGTCGGAGAACTCCGGCAACTGGAAGAAACCTCGAATTACGACCTGTCGGAGGAGGAATATTTGAAAATAATCGCCGACAAGACCGCCTCGCTCTTTGCCGTTTCGTGTTCAGCGGGACCGATTCTGGCCCGTAAGGACGGTAAGATCAAGAATGACTTTAATCTCTTCGGAGAGAAAATCGGAACCGCCTTCCAGATCGCCGATGACCTGCTCGACTATGTCGGCGACAAGAGAATCACGGGCAAGGAGCCGGGCAACGATGTCGTTACGGGCAAAGTGACATTGCCGCTGATTTATTCGCTTCGCCACGGAGAAAAATCCAAGAGCCGCGAAATATTGAGATTGTTGGGCAACGGTATCAGCAAAGGCGGGTTTCAGACGGTTCTGAATTATGTTATTGAGTCCGGCGGCATTGAGTATGCCTCGCGCCGGGCCGCCCAGATTGCTCAGGAAGGGCTGACCATGGTCAGCGGCCTGACCAACTCGGTTTATTATAATGCCCTGCTGGGTATGGTTGACTATTCCACGTCGCGATCTGTTTGA
- a CDS encoding exported hypothetical protein (Evidence 5 : Unknown function), with protein sequence MKRPIFDLVILALVVSVFLGCGDSATNHQISEATVDLSLGQTVDLGFDNLELGFYRILDDSRCPMNAYCLWPGMGEITVYLLKRPMHDPAYVRVAIVGTAVALGEKDDVPAYVDQYRIRLIGLAPYPTGFDPIDSSEYVARIKVTKIDGSIPPPKIQTTFMEPTEIMLDPIDIDSVSLSGSDLLLKLSHGGCCKKHYYWLYMSPPGFTKSNPPQADIYLRHFANNDSCECLTSIYQSFDLKPIIDLYDSTIGDMDSVRLNLYDYYEDSPLVPPHAIILHKD encoded by the coding sequence ATGAAACGTCCGATTTTTGATCTAGTAATTCTCGCTTTGGTAGTGTCAGTCTTTTTGGGGTGTGGGGATAGTGCGACAAATCATCAAATCTCCGAGGCCACTGTGGACTTATCGCTGGGGCAGACGGTTGATTTGGGATTCGACAATCTGGAACTCGGCTTCTATCGCATTTTGGATGACTCACGTTGTCCCATGAACGCCTATTGCTTGTGGCCGGGAATGGGGGAAATCACGGTTTATTTATTGAAGCGCCCGATGCATGATCCGGCATATGTTCGCGTGGCCATTGTGGGCACAGCCGTGGCGCTGGGCGAGAAAGACGATGTGCCCGCGTACGTTGACCAGTACCGGATCCGACTCATAGGATTGGCGCCATATCCGACCGGTTTCGATCCGATCGATAGTTCGGAATATGTGGCGCGGATAAAAGTAACGAAGATTGACGGATCGATTCCTCCTCCCAAAATCCAAACCACTTTTATGGAACCGACCGAAATAATGCTGGATCCCATAGATATTGATTCCGTGTCTCTTTCCGGGAGTGATCTCCTGCTGAAACTTTCGCATGGGGGATGCTGCAAAAAACATTATTACTGGCTCTATATGAGTCCGCCGGGATTCACCAAATCGAATCCGCCCCAAGCCGATATCTATCTGCGGCATTTCGCGAATAATGACAGCTGTGAGTGCCTGACCTCCATATATCAGTCGTTCGATTTGAAGCCGATAATTGATCTTTATGATTCCACTATCGGCGATATGGATAGCGTTCGCCTTAATCTTTATGACTATTACGAAGATAGTCCCCTTGTTCCGCCGCATGCCATAATCCTTCATAAAGATTGA
- a CDS encoding Saccharopine dehydrogenase-like oxidoreductase, producing MRIAVIGSGLMGRAVVYDLSRAEGVEKVGLFDFDSDLAGETARKFGNEKTLADKVDARDEDMVAGILKDYDVCISAVTYRYNEILTRAAIRTKTHFFDLGGNNDMVRAQFEMDGAARQADITVIPDCGLAPGMVSVLVAGGIAEFDKVSAVKIRVGGLPQVPRPPLNYQMVFSSEGLINEYWEPAIILENGQPRSVNPMSGLEKLEFDGIGELEAFYTSGGTSTLPQTYQGQIDFLDYKTIRYPGHCQIFRPMLEIGLGSRSPVKVGDMNVEPREVFKRILEKNLTYNEPDMVLVRITFAGTKGGKTKNLTYEIVDRQDARTGLTSMMRTTAFPVAIIAWMVGSKKITRRGVVTQEEAVEPGFFIQQLRKRNINLIVKEG from the coding sequence ATGAGGATAGCCGTAATTGGTTCCGGGCTCATGGGCCGGGCCGTGGTTTATGATCTCAGCCGTGCCGAGGGCGTGGAAAAGGTCGGCCTTTTTGACTTCGATTCCGATCTGGCCGGGGAGACCGCCCGCAAGTTTGGGAACGAAAAAACCCTGGCCGATAAGGTCGATGCCCGCGACGAAGACATGGTCGCAGGAATCCTGAAAGATTATGATGTTTGCATCTCAGCAGTGACATATCGATATAATGAAATTTTGACCCGGGCGGCGATTAGGACCAAAACGCACTTTTTCGATCTCGGCGGCAACAATGATATGGTCCGGGCCCAGTTTGAGATGGACGGGGCGGCCCGGCAGGCCGATATTACCGTCATCCCCGATTGCGGTCTGGCGCCCGGCATGGTTTCGGTGCTGGTAGCCGGCGGAATTGCCGAATTCGACAAAGTCTCCGCTGTGAAAATCCGCGTCGGTGGTCTTCCTCAAGTGCCCCGACCGCCTCTTAATTATCAAATGGTATTTTCGTCCGAAGGGCTGATTAACGAGTATTGGGAGCCGGCTATAATTCTCGAAAACGGCCAGCCGCGCTCGGTCAATCCGATGAGCGGTCTCGAGAAATTGGAGTTCGACGGAATCGGCGAACTGGAAGCGTTTTATACTTCCGGCGGGACCTCGACCCTGCCGCAGACTTACCAGGGACAGATTGATTTTCTCGATTATAAAACCATTCGGTATCCGGGTCATTGCCAGATTTTCAGGCCCATGCTCGAAATCGGTCTGGGGTCGCGATCGCCGGTTAAGGTTGGCGACATGAATGTCGAACCTCGCGAGGTCTTTAAAAGAATTCTGGAAAAAAACCTGACCTATAACGAGCCGGATATGGTGCTGGTCAGAATCACTTTTGCGGGAACCAAGGGGGGAAAAACGAAGAATCTGACTTATGAAATTGTGGATCGTCAGGATGCCCGGACCGGCCTGACCTCGATGATGCGTACGACGGCTTTTCCGGTGGCGATTATCGCCTGGATGGTAGGTTCGAAGAAGATCACAAGACGGGGAGTAGTGACTCAGGAAGAGGCGGTCGAACCCGGTTTCTTTATTCAGCAGCTGCGGAAGCGGAATATCAATTTGATCGTAAAAGAGGGTTAA
- a CDS encoding exported hypothetical protein (Evidence 5 : Unknown function), producing the protein MNRRSAIVVLSLTLLLIFSGLAEAAKMNAGPASVQKISEKAQAVSVNAESLSQAMPKAQKAPMQGMQGGDNIASATVIPSLPYSATGTTVGYTDNYDVRCNTTSTSPDVVYSYTPTENQRINIVTCASIYMTKIWVYVNDSLTVLTNSCNQYSDSCSPDIRGAVYDLPFSTGNTYYIVVDGYGGASGDYTLDVAARPPVDTTTLHPALGDNHKGLLPLAYDYNEYDSSVFWASSIDNGMSWSSSVSWDFGTGAAKYPSLAYFDKDTTFYGTLVPPHSYNSGAPNFLVTMLNAGDPTGYTGSYWNWSSYGWHDMKMVDIACDKLPGNDWQWGIQSMIHSTTYTTPAIVDGPHIFYPTSSAGQASISWYNELDGCATTQCFIDHATHKAYAIYDHFNSTDNLWELFARQDNFADMANDTIFPAGYTFQTNDSTDMKYPDVSANNGQVVIVTENWSKTDSLDRDIICWQTSDGDLINLAASVVVGSTDDERFPQVRHIKDQSFLCGFIKNGGLYATLSEDGGLTWGSPVLISDIQDTVVSEYRSFSFAESDGNVIRLIYEYYVPNGNQKGIRLRWTTYTVYALPDADGDGVPDVADNCPSVSNPLQEDTDGDGVGDACDNCPTIANPLQEDTDLDGIGDVCDYICGDANDNGAINILDVSFIINYVYKQGAAPAHLNACDVNSSGTINILDVSGLINYLYKHGPDLTCP; encoded by the coding sequence ATGAATCGGAGAAGTGCTATCGTTGTGCTTTCTCTCACCCTTTTGCTGATTTTCTCGGGACTGGCCGAAGCCGCAAAGATGAATGCCGGTCCGGCATCAGTTCAAAAAATCAGCGAAAAGGCACAGGCCGTGTCTGTGAATGCGGAGTCTTTATCCCAGGCCATGCCTAAAGCTCAAAAAGCCCCCATGCAAGGGATGCAGGGCGGAGATAATATTGCGTCCGCCACCGTTATCCCTTCCCTTCCTTATTCCGCCACCGGTACTACTGTTGGGTACACTGACAATTATGACGTCCGATGCAACACGACTTCTACGTCGCCGGATGTCGTCTATTCCTACACCCCGACCGAAAATCAGCGAATCAATATTGTTACTTGCGCTTCGATATATATGACCAAGATCTGGGTCTATGTTAATGATTCGCTGACCGTTCTGACAAACAGCTGCAACCAGTATTCCGACAGCTGCAGCCCCGACATCCGGGGCGCCGTCTACGATCTCCCGTTCAGCACCGGCAACACTTACTATATTGTCGTTGATGGCTATGGCGGGGCATCGGGCGATTATACTCTTGATGTCGCGGCCCGTCCCCCGGTCGATACCACCACTCTGCACCCGGCCCTCGGGGATAACCATAAGGGACTGCTTCCTCTGGCTTACGATTATAATGAATACGATTCTTCCGTTTTCTGGGCCAGTTCGATAGATAACGGTATGTCCTGGTCGAGTTCGGTTTCATGGGATTTTGGAACCGGCGCCGCCAAATATCCGTCGCTCGCCTATTTCGACAAAGATACCACCTTCTATGGGACCCTGGTTCCCCCCCACAGCTACAATAGCGGGGCGCCCAATTTCCTGGTTACCATGCTCAATGCCGGCGACCCGACCGGATACACCGGAAGTTACTGGAATTGGAGCAGTTACGGCTGGCACGATATGAAAATGGTCGATATCGCCTGCGACAAACTGCCCGGTAACGACTGGCAATGGGGTATTCAGTCGATGATTCACAGTACCACCTATACCACCCCCGCGATCGTCGATGGACCGCACATCTTTTATCCGACCAGTTCTGCGGGACAGGCATCTATCAGTTGGTATAATGAACTTGATGGCTGTGCCACGACGCAGTGCTTTATCGATCATGCCACGCACAAGGCCTATGCCATCTATGACCACTTCAATAGCACCGACAATCTCTGGGAATTGTTTGCTCGTCAGGATAACTTCGCCGACATGGCCAATGATACCATATTCCCTGCCGGTTATACTTTCCAGACGAATGATTCCACGGATATGAAGTATCCCGATGTTTCCGCCAATAACGGCCAGGTCGTTATCGTGACCGAAAACTGGAGCAAAACCGATTCTCTCGACCGGGATATTATTTGCTGGCAGACATCCGACGGCGATCTGATTAATCTGGCGGCTTCCGTGGTGGTCGGCAGTACCGATGATGAGAGATTTCCGCAGGTCCGGCATATTAAGGATCAATCTTTCCTTTGCGGTTTTATTAAAAATGGGGGCCTGTATGCTACGCTTTCCGAGGATGGCGGTTTGACCTGGGGCTCCCCGGTTTTGATTAGCGATATTCAGGACACGGTGGTGAGCGAATATCGTTCATTCAGTTTCGCCGAATCGGACGGTAATGTCATTCGCCTGATTTACGAATATTATGTCCCCAACGGGAATCAGAAAGGGATCCGCCTACGCTGGACCACCTATACGGTCTATGCCCTTCCTGACGCCGACGGCGACGGAGTTCCCGATGTCGCGGATAACTGCCCGTCAGTGTCAAATCCGTTACAGGAAGATACCGACGGCGACGGGGTCGGTGATGCCTGCGACAACTGTCCGACCATCGCCAATCCCTTGCAGGAGGACACGGATCTCGACGGCATCGGCGATGTCTGCGACTATATTTGCGGTGATGCCAACGATAACGGCGCCATTAATATCCTCGACGTATCGTTTATCATCAATTACGTTTACAAACAAGGCGCCGCACCCGCTCATCTCAATGCTTGTGATGTCAACAGCTCCGGAACGATAAATATTCTCGATGTCTCGGGGTTGATTAATTACCTGTACAAGCACGGACCGGACCTGACCTGCCCGTAA
- a CDS encoding Transcriptional regulator, BadM/Rrf2 family, translating into MXLSRKADYALRAVMHFAGLPKGKLASIGTVAKSQKIPREFLAKILKDLTWAGILVSYQGVTGGYRLSRAPKDVSFLDVIEAMEGPICLNLCCEGDKCECEHYKGCKMRDFWVKQQNMFRRALSQANFAKYRAQTKEG; encoded by the coding sequence ATGCANTTATCACGAAAAGCCGATTATGCCTTGCGGGCGGTGATGCATTTTGCCGGGTTGCCGAAAGGGAAACTGGCATCGATCGGCACCGTCGCCAAATCACAAAAAATTCCCCGCGAGTTCCTGGCCAAGATTTTGAAAGACTTAACCTGGGCCGGCATCCTGGTCTCCTATCAGGGTGTTACCGGCGGATACCGTCTTTCTCGGGCACCCAAAGACGTTTCTTTTCTTGATGTCATTGAGGCGATGGAAGGTCCGATTTGTCTTAATCTCTGTTGCGAAGGCGATAAGTGCGAATGCGAACATTATAAAGGATGTAAAATGCGGGACTTTTGGGTTAAACAGCAGAATATGTTCCGCAGGGCCCTTTCCCAGGCCAATTTTGCCAAATATCGGGCTCAGACAAAAGAAGGATAA